From Parasphaerochaeta coccoides DSM 17374, a single genomic window includes:
- a CDS encoding ABC transporter permease translates to MNRKNFKETVNSTFSSLLKRREASLVILLLVFLVPVLIQSPNFLSLENLARIFNDMSILAIVAIGQFLVILSGGIDLSVGSVIAFTGMSAGMVNEAAPAVPVPMLLMISAAIGLLMGMFNGVLVAWGKIPPIITTLGTMSLYRGLTFVLSGGTWVTAHEMTPSYIGFPRIQFLGISVLVWVAIMVVIIMYAFIRYTRTGRAFYAIGGNPVAAKFVGVNEAKTRFIVFIISGLLAGLAGGLWTARYASAVNEMATGFEMQTVASCVLGGVAFSGGAGGVPGVVLGALFLTMLNNALPVIYLSPFWQTLVEGLVILIALVINTVVDQRKTARLLAQRRVKK, encoded by the coding sequence ATGAATAGAAAGAACTTCAAGGAGACGGTGAACTCCACGTTCAGCAGTCTTCTGAAACGACGAGAGGCCAGCTTGGTCATTTTGCTCCTTGTCTTCCTCGTGCCTGTGCTGATTCAGTCGCCGAACTTCCTGTCGCTGGAGAACCTGGCACGGATATTCAATGATATGTCCATTCTGGCTATCGTCGCAATCGGACAGTTCCTGGTAATTCTTTCTGGAGGCATCGACCTGTCGGTCGGTTCAGTCATAGCTTTCACCGGAATGTCCGCCGGTATGGTCAATGAAGCAGCCCCGGCGGTTCCCGTCCCCATGCTTCTCATGATCAGTGCGGCCATCGGCCTGCTGATGGGCATGTTCAACGGCGTCCTGGTCGCATGGGGGAAGATTCCGCCAATCATCACGACGCTGGGAACCATGAGCCTCTACCGGGGACTGACCTTTGTCCTCAGCGGAGGGACATGGGTGACTGCCCATGAGATGACGCCGTCCTACATAGGATTCCCGCGCATACAGTTCCTTGGAATCTCAGTCTTGGTTTGGGTTGCAATCATGGTTGTGATCATCATGTACGCTTTCATCCGTTATACCCGTACCGGACGGGCTTTCTATGCAATCGGCGGCAATCCTGTCGCGGCCAAGTTCGTCGGAGTCAATGAAGCCAAGACGCGCTTCATCGTCTTCATCATAAGTGGGCTTCTCGCTGGTCTCGCAGGTGGTTTGTGGACTGCCCGCTATGCTTCCGCTGTCAATGAGATGGCCACCGGTTTCGAGATGCAGACTGTCGCTTCCTGTGTCTTGGGAGGCGTGGCTTTCTCTGGAGGAGCAGGCGGCGTTCCGGGAGTCGTCCTGGGAGCGCTGTTCCTCACCATGCTGAACAACGCGTTGCCTGTCATCTATCTTTCCCCGTTCTGGCAGACACTCGTCGAAGGTCTTGTCATTCTCATAGCCTTGGTGATCAATACCGTAGTCGATCAGCGCAAGACTGCGCGTCTGCTGGCCCAGAGGAGGGTGAAGAAATGA
- a CDS encoding sugar ABC transporter ATP-binding protein yields the protein MSQVILEVRHLMKFFPGIKALDDVHMDVRAGEIHALIGENGAGKSTLVKILTGVYTPTSGSVILEGKEMKFSNALDAQQAGIVAIHQEASMFPELSVTENIYMGHHLYSPHSRRLDWKAMHKETRKLLDSLQLDIAPDTLVKNLGIAQRHMVEIAKALSLDAKVVIMDEPTSALTSREVEDLYRIVRKLKEEGKSIIFISHKFEEIFEICDTYTVLRDGRYIGSGYLKDTDRDSIIRMMIGRSVDQMFPKKELVVGKPLLEVKELCQTGNFTNVSFTLHEGEILGFFGLVGAGRSEVMRAIFGIDPCSSGSIMMDGEIFSPSSPGVAMARGIALVPEDRQKQGLILAMSISRNIALPCLASLSRHGVVNRKKAAAYAEKYGSQMEIRAAGWHVDADTLSGGNQQKVVLSKWIGTQPRILIMDEPTKGIDVATKAAVHEFVSEMASQGMGVILVSSELPEVLGMSDRIVVMHEGEVTAVLDRADAGSENVMAAAIGEVQEAVR from the coding sequence ATGTCACAGGTAATTTTAGAGGTCCGCCACCTGATGAAATTCTTTCCAGGCATCAAAGCTCTTGATGATGTCCACATGGATGTCCGCGCCGGAGAAATCCATGCGCTTATCGGCGAGAACGGAGCTGGAAAGTCTACGCTCGTGAAGATACTGACCGGTGTCTACACGCCGACAAGCGGGAGCGTGATATTGGAAGGGAAAGAGATGAAATTCTCCAATGCCCTTGATGCCCAGCAGGCAGGGATCGTCGCCATACATCAGGAGGCTTCGATGTTCCCTGAACTGAGCGTCACCGAGAACATCTACATGGGTCATCATCTGTACAGTCCCCATTCCAGGAGACTGGACTGGAAGGCAATGCACAAGGAAACCCGAAAATTGCTGGACAGCTTACAGCTCGACATAGCCCCTGATACCTTAGTCAAGAACTTGGGAATCGCCCAGCGGCATATGGTCGAGATTGCCAAGGCATTGTCCCTTGATGCCAAGGTCGTCATCATGGACGAACCGACCAGTGCCCTGACGAGCCGTGAGGTCGAGGATCTTTACCGCATTGTCCGCAAGCTGAAGGAAGAAGGTAAGTCCATTATCTTCATATCCCACAAGTTCGAGGAAATCTTTGAGATATGTGATACCTATACTGTTCTCCGCGATGGACGCTACATAGGTTCGGGATACCTGAAGGATACCGACAGGGACAGTATCATCAGGATGATGATAGGTCGTTCTGTTGACCAGATGTTCCCCAAGAAGGAGCTTGTTGTCGGGAAACCGCTTTTGGAAGTCAAAGAGCTTTGCCAGACAGGTAACTTCACCAATGTCTCCTTCACCTTGCATGAAGGGGAAATTCTCGGATTCTTTGGTCTGGTCGGCGCGGGCAGGTCGGAAGTGATGCGTGCCATTTTTGGCATAGATCCCTGTTCCTCCGGCTCCATCATGATGGACGGAGAAATTTTTTCCCCTTCTTCTCCTGGAGTGGCCATGGCCAGGGGAATTGCTCTTGTGCCGGAAGACAGGCAGAAGCAGGGGTTGATACTTGCCATGAGTATTTCCCGTAACATTGCCCTCCCGTGTTTGGCGAGCTTGTCCCGTCACGGGGTGGTCAACAGGAAGAAGGCCGCGGCTTACGCGGAGAAATATGGTTCGCAAATGGAAATCAGGGCAGCCGGATGGCATGTTGATGCCGACACTCTTTCCGGAGGAAACCAGCAGAAGGTAGTCCTTTCCAAATGGATCGGCACTCAGCCGCGCATCCTCATCATGGACGAACCGACCAAGGGGATTGATGTCGCAACCAAGGCCGCAGTTCATGAATTTGTTTCTGAAATGGCTTCACAGGGCATGGGAGTCATCTTGGTTTCTTCCGAACTGCCGGAGGTGCTGGGAATGAGCGACCGCATTGTGGTGATGCATGAAGGGGAAGTGACTGCTGTCTTGGATCGGGCGGACGCCGGTTCCGAGAACGTAATGGCCGCGGCCATTGGTGAAGTCCAGGAGGCCGTACGATGA
- the rhaS gene encoding rhamnose ABC transporter substrate-binding protein yields MKKLSLILMVLLLAAGVVFAQGAKQTTREKYDIVILVKSMGNGFFDATHTGAKEAAAELGNVEISYLGPTQATAEGQIEIIESLIAQRVDGIAISANDADALIPVTKKAMAAGIKVISFDSGINAGGRIVDLVPSKEELIGRQQIQLASELAGGTGDIAILSATAQATNQNAWIRWMHEEVKNHPGLKIVETVYGDDAPDKSYRETNALLNKYPNLKVIIAPTTVGVLASAQAVKDAGKSGIVQVTGLGLPSEMKGSILDGTVKQMALWNPIDLGYTSTFILEALISGKNTGAVGDVFKAGRMGDVTVEANNVAVMGTPYVFNKDNIEQYAAIF; encoded by the coding sequence ATGAAGAAACTATCACTGATTCTGATGGTTTTGTTGCTGGCGGCAGGCGTGGTATTTGCGCAAGGTGCCAAGCAGACCACGCGTGAGAAGTATGACATTGTCATCCTCGTCAAGAGCATGGGCAACGGATTCTTTGATGCCACACACACTGGTGCCAAGGAAGCTGCCGCTGAACTGGGCAATGTTGAAATCTCATATCTCGGACCAACACAGGCGACAGCCGAAGGCCAGATTGAGATTATTGAGTCCCTCATTGCCCAGCGGGTCGATGGCATAGCCATTTCCGCCAATGATGCCGATGCCCTCATCCCCGTGACCAAGAAGGCCATGGCTGCGGGCATCAAGGTCATTTCCTTTGACTCCGGCATTAACGCTGGCGGACGCATCGTTGACCTGGTTCCTTCCAAGGAAGAATTGATTGGACGCCAGCAAATACAGCTTGCTTCCGAGCTTGCCGGTGGAACGGGAGACATAGCCATTCTGTCCGCTACAGCCCAGGCTACCAACCAGAATGCCTGGATTCGCTGGATGCATGAGGAAGTGAAGAACCATCCCGGTCTCAAGATTGTCGAGACTGTCTATGGTGATGACGCTCCGGACAAGAGCTATCGTGAGACTAACGCCCTGCTGAACAAGTATCCCAACCTCAAGGTCATCATTGCCCCGACGACAGTCGGAGTCCTTGCTTCTGCCCAGGCGGTCAAAGATGCCGGAAAGAGCGGCATAGTACAGGTGACCGGACTTGGATTGCCCTCCGAAATGAAAGGCTCCATCCTGGATGGTACGGTGAAGCAGATGGCTCTGTGGAACCCCATTGACCTGGGATATACCTCCACCTTCATTCTTGAGGCTCTCATTTCCGGCAAGAACACCGGTGCGGTCGGCGACGTATTCAAGGCTGGACGCATGGGTGATGTCACCGTCGAAGCGAACAATGTTGCCGTCATGGGAACTCCTTATGTTTTCAACAAGGACAACATCGAGCAGTACGCGGCCATTTTCTAG
- a CDS encoding class II aldolase/adducin family protein codes for MDLSSLIAISRRYGRDKDYVLLGGGNTSVKDKDIMYVKASGHALSDIDESGFVRMSLPRLARIWDKTYPADKDEREDAVLADMMACRCEGETARPSVEALLHSLIPFTYIVHLHPALVNGVTCAQAGKASAEALFPQALWIPLVNPGYILAQVVREEMAVYKKVTGTVPQVVLLQNHGIFVGGRSPEQVEAAYDAVMSKLARHITRLPHLDARKPEKAKVAKVLEGLSAFYGKDTPFAVLLNKELETKISDKDSFYPLSSAFTPDHIVYSGFKPLWIGNEIFKARVDTAAAVKASVEAFEQEHGVRPKVIVVQGVAVFAISDKAMDLFTDTIKVAAYTESFGGPRFMDDDQIEFIRTWEVEKYRVSVTT; via the coding sequence ATGGATCTTTCCAGCTTGATTGCGATAAGCCGCAGGTATGGCAGGGACAAAGATTATGTCCTTCTTGGTGGCGGCAACACTTCTGTCAAGGACAAGGACATCATGTACGTGAAGGCTTCCGGCCATGCGTTGTCGGACATTGATGAAAGTGGATTCGTCCGCATGTCCCTTCCCCGCCTTGCCCGGATATGGGACAAGACATATCCCGCGGACAAAGACGAGAGGGAGGATGCCGTCCTTGCGGACATGATGGCCTGCCGGTGTGAAGGGGAGACTGCCCGTCCCAGTGTCGAGGCACTGTTGCATTCCTTGATACCCTTCACGTACATAGTCCATCTCCATCCGGCGTTGGTCAACGGCGTGACCTGTGCCCAGGCAGGCAAGGCGTCCGCGGAAGCCTTGTTTCCCCAAGCCCTGTGGATACCTCTGGTGAACCCCGGATACATCCTTGCCCAAGTGGTGCGTGAAGAAATGGCGGTTTATAAAAAAGTCACGGGGACAGTGCCGCAGGTCGTCCTGTTGCAGAACCATGGAATCTTTGTCGGCGGAAGAAGTCCTGAGCAAGTCGAAGCTGCCTATGACGCGGTGATGTCAAAGCTCGCCCGCCATATCACGCGCCTGCCTCATCTCGATGCGCGTAAGCCGGAAAAAGCGAAAGTCGCCAAGGTTTTGGAAGGGTTGTCCGCCTTTTATGGAAAAGACACGCCTTTCGCAGTGTTGCTCAATAAGGAGCTTGAGACGAAGATCAGCGACAAGGACTCCTTCTATCCTCTCAGCTCAGCCTTCACGCCGGATCATATTGTTTACAGTGGGTTCAAGCCCCTGTGGATCGGGAATGAAATCTTCAAGGCGCGGGTGGATACCGCTGCTGCGGTGAAGGCTTCCGTGGAAGCGTTTGAGCAAGAACACGGAGTACGGCCTAAAGTGATTGTTGTCCAAGGCGTCGCGGTGTTCGCCATCTCCGACAAAGCCATGGATTTGTTTACCGACACCATCAAGGTGGCGGCGTATACGGAGAGCTTCGGTGGGCCTCGTTTCATGGATGATGACCAGATTGAGTTCATCCGTACATGGGAAGTGGAGAAATACCGGGTTTCGGTCACCACATGA
- a CDS encoding L-rhamnose isomerase, with translation MSKDCFKGAVEAYASVGVDVNAALDKLATIPISLHCWQGDDVGGFEEAGAVLSGGGIQTTGNYPGKARSIAELRSDMDKVMELVPGAKRVSLHASYGEFGDKKVDRDAIEPRHFQGWVDWARERKIGLDFNGTYFSHPLAAAGYTLASKDPAIRAFWLEHGKRSRQISNWIGEQLGSTCVLDTWIPDGAKDTIVDKYGHRRILEQTLDDMFAVEYPAENMADALETKLFGIGSESFVVGSHEFYMGYALKNKKMLCIDMGHFHSDEDVSDKVSSLLLYFDKMLFHVSRPVRWDSDHVPLFNDKVKALMEEIVRMGRLDDVYIALDFFDASINRIGAWVTGARSTRKALLWALLEPRAALLSYEDKGDYYGRLALLEARNVLPFGAVWDEFCSRQGVPGDLAVISSVHAYEDTVLRGRM, from the coding sequence ATGTCAAAGGATTGTTTCAAAGGTGCGGTAGAAGCATATGCCTCCGTCGGCGTTGATGTGAATGCTGCTCTGGACAAGCTGGCGACCATCCCTATCTCCCTGCATTGCTGGCAGGGCGATGATGTCGGCGGCTTCGAGGAAGCGGGTGCGGTTCTTTCCGGAGGGGGCATCCAGACTACTGGTAATTATCCCGGTAAGGCGCGTTCCATTGCCGAACTTCGTTCTGATATGGATAAAGTCATGGAACTTGTTCCCGGCGCAAAAAGGGTAAGCCTTCATGCCAGTTACGGCGAGTTTGGAGACAAGAAAGTGGATCGGGATGCCATAGAACCCCGGCATTTCCAGGGATGGGTCGATTGGGCCAGGGAACGGAAGATTGGCCTTGACTTCAACGGTACGTATTTCAGCCATCCGCTTGCCGCCGCCGGCTATACGCTTGCCAGCAAGGATCCCGCGATCCGTGCGTTCTGGCTTGAGCATGGAAAGCGTTCCCGACAGATTTCCAATTGGATAGGCGAGCAGCTTGGTTCGACCTGTGTGCTGGACACATGGATTCCGGACGGAGCCAAGGATACGATTGTGGACAAATACGGGCATCGCCGGATTCTTGAGCAAACGCTGGATGATATGTTTGCCGTGGAATATCCCGCGGAGAACATGGCGGACGCCCTTGAGACCAAGCTGTTCGGCATCGGCAGCGAATCCTTTGTCGTCGGCTCGCATGAGTTCTATATGGGATATGCGCTGAAGAACAAGAAGATGCTCTGTATCGACATGGGGCATTTCCACTCGGATGAAGATGTCTCTGACAAAGTGTCGTCCCTCTTGCTTTACTTTGACAAAATGCTGTTCCATGTCAGCCGTCCCGTGCGTTGGGACAGTGACCATGTGCCGCTTTTCAATGACAAGGTGAAGGCTCTGATGGAGGAAATTGTCCGGATGGGGCGGCTTGACGATGTTTATATAGCTCTTGATTTCTTCGATGCTTCCATCAACCGTATCGGCGCATGGGTCACCGGAGCCCGTTCTACTCGGAAAGCCTTGCTCTGGGCTTTGCTTGAACCGCGCGCGGCGTTGCTTTCCTATGAAGATAAAGGTGACTATTACGGACGTCTCGCCTTGCTTGAAGCACGGAATGTCCTGCCCTTCGGTGCCGTTTGGGATGAATTTTGCTCCCGCCAGGGAGTACCCGGAGACCTTGCGGTGATTTCCAGCGTCCATGCGTATGAGGATACCGTCCTCAGAGGGCGGATGTGA
- a CDS encoding AraC family transcriptional regulator, with the protein MTLFAVDYLTDPALPFRIIKRNPEIPYSLHTHDFYELVVTVSGQGTHFWQGGEQKLSSGMVFVMHPGQAHGFRDVDNLILYNFISLPDALTEKFPDLSTMPSFQALFGLSRLYQQKPIPIPSFTLKPSELTEICGIAEKLLREMGFSGYGEGAKTLSLAYAGEMLVKLFRFHEQKLITENILIDDLAHVFSFMEAHADRQVSTDELVTVAHMSTSTLNRYFHRCTGMSPVQYHLKKRISKACYLIRSSNMSIGEISEKTGFSDANYFCRQFKKVMGISPLQHRRNP; encoded by the coding sequence ATGACCCTTTTTGCAGTTGATTATCTCACCGACCCTGCGCTGCCCTTCCGGATCATCAAACGCAATCCTGAGATTCCCTATTCACTCCATACCCATGATTTCTATGAACTGGTAGTCACCGTTTCCGGTCAAGGGACTCATTTCTGGCAAGGCGGGGAACAGAAACTGTCCAGCGGCATGGTGTTCGTCATGCATCCCGGACAGGCGCACGGATTCAGGGACGTGGACAACCTCATCCTGTATAATTTCATCAGCCTCCCCGACGCCTTGACGGAAAAATTCCCCGACCTGTCCACCATGCCCTCCTTCCAGGCCCTGTTCGGTCTTTCCAGACTGTACCAACAAAAGCCGATTCCCATTCCCTCCTTCACCCTCAAGCCTTCCGAACTGACGGAAATATGCGGAATCGCCGAGAAGCTCCTCAGGGAAATGGGGTTCTCTGGGTACGGAGAAGGAGCAAAAACCCTATCATTGGCATACGCGGGAGAAATGTTGGTCAAACTTTTCAGGTTCCACGAACAGAAGCTCATAACGGAAAACATACTGATCGACGACCTCGCCCATGTATTCAGCTTCATGGAAGCCCATGCCGACCGGCAGGTCTCCACTGACGAACTGGTTACAGTGGCGCACATGTCCACAAGCACGCTGAACCGTTATTTTCACCGCTGTACCGGCATGTCCCCCGTCCAATATCATTTGAAAAAGAGAATCAGCAAGGCGTGCTACCTAATCCGCTCCTCGAACATGTCCATAGGAGAGATATCTGAGAAGACAGGTTTTTCAGATGCAAATTATTTCTGCCGTCAGTTCAAGAAGGTCATGGGAATCAGTCCTTTGCAACACCGGCGGAATCCCTGA
- a CDS encoding LacI family DNA-binding transcriptional regulator: protein MKKRKDSTAELPQVAATIKDVAELSRVSIATVSRVMNNIGVVNPETEKRVRAAIATLDYRRNNVARALKMRSTRTIGFICPDLSNIFFTEIVDRIENILGPLGYSLVVCSSAHSVDEEKRKVSILLDRNVDGIIAAPAGNAHDAFSPCARAHVPVVFIDRVVPGASYDVVLTDNHRGAYEATEALIREGHRKIGFLGGTLDVYTTRERLAGYEQALQDNGITVDERFLFFGGMSLGDGSLLMRKALSQDDAPEAYFLVNELVHVGASAYLLEEVPLAERSRIVFASFDYMHYAPLLRFCHYAVAQQVAAIGAEAAALIRRRIDGDRAGFPANIMLKPEIKVMINNGGIISNPEFLPVGLGKKTAFRDSAGVAKD, encoded by the coding sequence ATGAAAAAGAGAAAAGACAGCACTGCGGAGCTTCCGCAAGTCGCGGCGACAATCAAGGATGTCGCGGAGCTGTCCCGTGTCTCGATAGCCACCGTCTCCCGTGTCATGAACAACATTGGCGTCGTCAATCCTGAGACGGAAAAAAGAGTGAGGGCTGCCATAGCCACCCTTGACTACCGGCGCAACAATGTCGCCCGCGCCTTGAAGATGCGCTCCACCCGGACAATTGGTTTCATCTGCCCTGACCTGAGCAATATTTTCTTCACTGAGATTGTTGACCGGATAGAAAACATCCTTGGGCCGCTGGGATATTCCTTGGTGGTTTGTTCATCAGCTCATTCAGTCGATGAGGAAAAGCGTAAGGTTTCCATTCTCCTTGACCGCAACGTGGACGGAATCATTGCCGCGCCTGCCGGGAATGCTCATGATGCCTTTTCCCCATGCGCCCGCGCCCATGTCCCTGTCGTTTTCATCGACCGCGTCGTTCCTGGAGCATCCTATGATGTGGTGCTGACCGACAACCACCGGGGAGCGTATGAGGCTACGGAGGCGTTGATACGTGAAGGGCATAGGAAGATAGGGTTCCTGGGGGGAACCCTTGATGTCTATACGACCAGGGAGAGGCTGGCAGGATACGAACAAGCGTTGCAGGACAACGGGATTACGGTTGATGAGCGCTTTCTTTTTTTCGGCGGCATGTCGCTGGGGGACGGTTCTCTTCTGATGCGTAAGGCTCTTTCACAGGATGATGCCCCTGAAGCGTATTTCCTTGTCAATGAGTTGGTGCATGTGGGAGCAAGCGCGTATCTGCTGGAGGAAGTGCCTCTGGCCGAACGTTCCCGGATTGTCTTTGCGTCCTTTGATTATATGCATTACGCTCCGTTGCTTCGTTTCTGCCATTACGCAGTAGCACAGCAGGTGGCTGCAATCGGGGCGGAAGCTGCCGCATTGATCCGTCGCCGCATTGATGGAGACAGGGCAGGATTCCCTGCTAATATCATGCTAAAACCGGAGATAAAGGTCATGATAAATAACGGTGGTATCATCTCGAATCCAGAATTTCTTCCCGTAGGACTGGGGAAAAAAACTGCTTTCAGGGATTCCGCCGGTGTTGCAAAGGACTGA
- a CDS encoding RbsD/FucU family protein — protein MLKGISSILSPELLKILMEMGHGDELVIGDGNFPAAAYARRLVRLDGHGVPQILEAILQLYPLDKYADNVIMMEVPATDPVETPIWETYRKIALEDPHFKGFVFEERFAFYERAKKAYAIIATGESAIYANIIIKKGVV, from the coding sequence ATGTTGAAAGGAATATCTTCCATCCTGAGCCCTGAGCTGCTGAAAATCCTCATGGAGATGGGTCATGGCGACGAACTGGTCATTGGAGACGGTAATTTCCCTGCCGCCGCATATGCCCGCAGGTTGGTGAGGCTTGACGGACATGGCGTTCCCCAGATATTGGAAGCAATCCTCCAGCTCTATCCGCTGGACAAATATGCGGACAATGTCATCATGATGGAGGTTCCCGCCACCGATCCGGTAGAGACGCCCATCTGGGAGACGTACAGGAAAATAGCATTGGAAGATCCCCATTTCAAAGGATTTGTCTTTGAAGAACGTTTTGCTTTCTATGAAAGGGCGAAGAAAGCCTATGCCATCATAGCGACCGGTGAATCGGCGATTTACGCCAACATCATTATTAAAAAAGGTGTAGTGTGA
- a CDS encoding L-fucose isomerase, whose protein sequence is MANKTVGFPRARLAGTWPKIGIRPIIDGRRRGVREALEEQTMNMARSAAALLTENLRYNDGTPVQCVIADSTIGGVAEASRCADKFSRENVSITLSVTPCWCYGTETFDADPNTIKAVWGFNGTERPGAVYLAAVLAAHSQKGLPAFGIYGHDVQEATDTAIPADVKEKLLRFARAAVAAASLRGTSYLAIGGCSMGIAGSVVDQAFLQEYLGMRAEVIDMCEISRRIEENIFDPVEFKMAKEWVKKNITEAPDKVNPPQWQRSEKQREADWDYCIKMTMITRDLMQGNLKLAEMGFEEEAEGHNAIASGFQGQRQWTDHWPNGDFMETMLTTSFDWNGIREPYVVATENDHLNGVSMLFGKLLTGRAQIFSDVRSYWSPESLKRVTGWTPTGRAKDGFIHLINSGATTMDATGQMKDGEGNSVMKHFWEITEKDVKAVLDNTTFSVANGGYFRGGGFSSTFKTTGEMPVTMCRLNIVKGLGPVLQIAEGWTCDVPDDVFDIINRRTDPTWPTTWFVPRTDGNDGPFKDVYSVMANWGANHGAISYGHIGADLITLASMLRIPVSMHNVPYSEIFRPSTWNAFGSNPEGADFRACATYGPQFG, encoded by the coding sequence ATGGCAAATAAAACCGTCGGGTTTCCACGTGCTCGTCTGGCCGGCACATGGCCGAAAATTGGAATCAGACCCATCATCGATGGCCGTCGCAGAGGCGTGAGGGAAGCTCTTGAGGAACAGACCATGAACATGGCGCGGTCAGCTGCCGCGTTGCTCACTGAAAACCTGCGTTACAACGATGGCACTCCGGTACAGTGCGTAATAGCGGACAGTACGATAGGCGGAGTCGCCGAGGCGTCACGATGCGCCGACAAGTTCTCACGGGAGAACGTGAGCATCACGCTCTCGGTTACTCCGTGTTGGTGCTATGGTACGGAAACCTTCGACGCCGACCCGAACACCATCAAGGCCGTATGGGGTTTCAACGGCACGGAGAGACCCGGCGCTGTCTATCTGGCCGCCGTCCTTGCCGCCCATTCCCAGAAAGGGCTGCCCGCTTTCGGCATCTACGGACACGATGTTCAGGAAGCGACTGATACCGCCATTCCCGCCGATGTCAAGGAAAAGCTCCTCCGCTTCGCCCGTGCCGCCGTCGCCGCAGCTTCCCTCCGGGGAACCAGCTATCTGGCCATAGGCGGATGCTCCATGGGCATTGCCGGTTCGGTCGTCGATCAGGCTTTCCTCCAGGAATACCTGGGCATGCGTGCCGAGGTAATCGACATGTGCGAGATTTCCCGGCGCATTGAAGAGAACATCTTTGATCCGGTTGAATTCAAGATGGCAAAGGAATGGGTGAAGAAGAACATCACCGAGGCTCCGGACAAGGTGAACCCTCCACAATGGCAGCGTTCCGAGAAGCAGCGGGAGGCCGATTGGGACTATTGTATCAAGATGACCATGATTACCCGCGACCTGATGCAAGGCAACCTGAAGCTCGCGGAGATGGGTTTTGAGGAAGAAGCCGAGGGTCACAATGCAATCGCCAGCGGTTTCCAGGGACAGCGACAGTGGACGGATCATTGGCCGAACGGAGACTTTATGGAGACTATGCTCACCACATCGTTCGACTGGAACGGAATCCGCGAACCCTATGTGGTAGCCACGGAGAATGATCATCTCAATGGTGTATCCATGCTCTTTGGCAAGCTCCTGACCGGTCGCGCCCAGATTTTCAGCGATGTTCGTTCTTACTGGAGTCCAGAGTCATTGAAGCGAGTCACCGGATGGACGCCCACCGGCCGCGCAAAGGATGGTTTCATCCATTTAATCAACAGCGGCGCGACCACGATGGATGCTACGGGACAGATGAAGGACGGTGAAGGCAATTCCGTGATGAAACACTTCTGGGAGATTACGGAAAAGGATGTCAAGGCTGTCTTGGACAATACAACGTTCAGCGTAGCCAACGGTGGTTATTTCCGTGGTGGTGGTTTCAGCTCCACGTTCAAGACTACCGGAGAAATGCCTGTGACCATGTGCCGCCTGAACATTGTCAAGGGTCTGGGGCCTGTGCTCCAGATTGCCGAAGGATGGACGTGTGATGTGCCCGACGATGTTTTTGATATCATCAACCGGCGCACAGATCCTACGTGGCCTACTACATGGTTCGTACCCCGCACTGATGGAAATGACGGTCCTTTCAAGGATGTATATTCTGTCATGGCGAACTGGGGAGCGAACCACGGCGCTATCAGCTACGGGCATATCGGAGCCGACTTGATTACGTTGGCTTCCATGCTACGCATTCCGGTGAGCATGCACAATGTCCCCTACTCGGAGATTTTCCGGCCAAGCACATGGAACGCATTCGGCAGCAATCCTGAAGGGGCGGACTTCCGAGCGTGTGCCACATACGGGCCTCAGTTCGGTTGA